In the genome of Bombus affinis isolate iyBomAffi1 chromosome 7, iyBomAffi1.2, whole genome shotgun sequence, one region contains:
- the LOC126918385 gene encoding ankyrin repeat domain-containing protein 54-like → MTSVDSGIETSNNSDDSSIAQSEDMTMEEISNASSAPAIITCNNNQNEIQEIKPSTFHTKFNPNWSVCLSNTHDGVQNSTPASSSRPRIDVCPKILAVKFPYKSGSTDSPTAKAFLVKQRVYCGKIKLVNEKRRNRQFVSLVDDYTRIIQHRMRIAAATNNTMVMRILLDSNISPNSGDKQGRTPLHLASCRGYTEMVRLLLEHGADPNLRDSVGNTPLHLAAVTSKISVVTLLLNAGTDPLCLDQYGYNPLHLAQTKLKLLQNCKGKDMLKVKEEVQSIISMLLAYLQKYKDTHKNMETLSNLCSRLSLSNTSDQVQDDVKDLLANLNALSITQ, encoded by the exons ATGACATCTGTGGATTCAGGAATCGAAACAAGTAACAATTCAGACGATAGTTCGATCGCTCAAAGTGAAGATATGACAATGGAAGAAATTAGTAATGCCAGTTCAGCTCCTGCAATAATAACCTGCAATAATAATCAGAATGAAATACAAGAAATTAAACCCAGCACTTTTCACACTAAATTTAATCCAAATTGGTCTGTTTGCTTATCAAATACGCACGATGGTGTTCAAAATTCTACACCAGCAAGTAGTTCAAGACCGCGTATTGATGTATGCCCTAAA ATTTTAGCGGTTAAGTTTCCTTACAAGAGTGGTTCTACTGATTCACCAACAGCTAAAGCATTTTTAGTAAAAC AACGTGTTTATTGTGGCAAAATAAAATTGGTTAATGAAAAACGTAGAAATCGTCAGTTTGTTTCTCTGGTTGATGATTACACTCGTATTATTCAACATAGAATGAGAATTGCAGCAGCTACAAACAACACCATGGTGATGAGAATTCTTTTAGATTCTAATATTTCACCTAACAGTGGTGATAAACAAGGAAGAACTCCTCTTCATCTTGCCTCTTGCAG ggGTTATACAGAAATGGTTCGTTTGTTATTGGAACATGGTGCAGATCCCAATCTTCGTGATTCTGTAGGTAATACACCATTACATTTAGCAGCGGTGACAAGCAAAATATCTGTAGTTACACTTCTTTTAAATGCTGGAACGGATCCCTTATGCTTAGATCAATATGGTTATAATCCACTACACTTAGCACAAACAAAATTGAAGTTATTGCAAAATTGTAAGGGGAAGGATATGTTGAAGGTCAAAGAGGAAGTGCAAAGCATAATTAGTATGTTGTTGGCATATTTACAAAAGTATAAAGATACTCACAAAAATATGGAAACCTTGAGTAACTTGTGTTCACGTTTATCTTTATCAAACACGTCGGATCAGGTTCAGGATGATGTGAAAGATTTGTTGGCTAATTTAAATGCTCTATCTATAACACAGTAA
- the LOC126918412 gene encoding 39S ribosomal protein L52, mitochondrial isoform X1 codes for MSLSTAKTILRTSYSMHFTVAINKFHTSFPIYLDQKWRAVRNLTKNPNTTGPLVNLSDYSFKDNKPVPYASRQLKRIQKHQEYMRKIIKLVGEIDFAVERHNRLLKEKEEQEQKILDSQLKPKGVLPIINQ; via the exons ATGTCATTATCTACGGCAAAAACAATACTTCGAACAAGCTACTCGATGC aTTTTACTGTTGCTATCAATAAATTTCATACATCTTTCCCAATATATTTGGATCAGAAATGGAGGGCAGT AAGAAATTTGACAAAAAATCCAAACACCACTGGTCCATTGGTTAATTTGTCTGATTATTCCTTTAAAGATAATAAACCTGTCCCATATGCTTCAAGACAGTTGAAGCGTATACAAAAGCATCAAGAGTATATG agaaaaattattaaactagTTGGAGAAATTGATTTTGCAGTTGAACGACATAATAGATTattgaaagaaaaggaagaacaaGAACAGAAAATTTTGGATAGTCAATTGAAACCTAAAGGTGTGTTGCCAATTATCaatcaataa
- the LOC126918412 gene encoding 39S ribosomal protein L52, mitochondrial isoform X2, producing MNFTVAINKFHTSFPIYLDQKWRAVRNLTKNPNTTGPLVNLSDYSFKDNKPVPYASRQLKRIQKHQEYMRKIIKLVGEIDFAVERHNRLLKEKEEQEQKILDSQLKPKGVLPIINQ from the exons ATGA aTTTTACTGTTGCTATCAATAAATTTCATACATCTTTCCCAATATATTTGGATCAGAAATGGAGGGCAGT AAGAAATTTGACAAAAAATCCAAACACCACTGGTCCATTGGTTAATTTGTCTGATTATTCCTTTAAAGATAATAAACCTGTCCCATATGCTTCAAGACAGTTGAAGCGTATACAAAAGCATCAAGAGTATATG agaaaaattattaaactagTTGGAGAAATTGATTTTGCAGTTGAACGACATAATAGATTattgaaagaaaaggaagaacaaGAACAGAAAATTTTGGATAGTCAATTGAAACCTAAAGGTGTGTTGCCAATTATCaatcaataa
- the LOC126918408 gene encoding 39S ribosomal protein L13, mitochondrial, with the protein MSLLRKGQHWGTFACVWHIFDATWQNPYRSAHLIKKYLMGLYKPIYHPMNLCGDHVIVINSKEIALRGDEWQKRVYFHHTGFHGGATWTLAWELHSKDPTMIVKKAVYKAMDGTLQRRYTMQRLHIFPDDNVPKEMLDNVTNQIKQLRSVPVKLYDIPQEERDKIPRLIKYPSDYQLK; encoded by the exons ATGTCTCTTCTGCGCAAAGGACAG CATTGGGGTACTTTTGCATGTGTTTGGCACATTTTCGATGCAACTTGGCAAAATCCATATAGAAGTGCACATTTGATAAAAAAATACCTTATGGGATTATACAAACCTATATATCATCCTATGA ACCTATGTGGTGatcacgtaatagtaataaataGCAAAGAAATTGCATTGCGTGGAGATGAGTGGCAAAAGCGAGTATATTTTCATCATACTGGATTCCATGGTGGAGCTACTTGGACTCTTGCTTGGGAATTACATAGTAAAGATCCTACTATG aTTGTTAAGAAAGCAGTTTATAAAGCAATGGATGGAACTCTGCAAAGAAGATATACCATGCAGAGGTTACACATTTTTCCTGATGATAATGTACCCAAAGAAATGTTAGATAATGTTACCAATCAGATCAAACAATTAAGATCTGTTCCAGTTAAACTGTATGATATTCCACAAGAGGAAAGAGATAAAATTCCACGACTTATAAAATATCCTAGTGATTACCAGCtcaaataa